From the Gammaproteobacteria bacterium genome, one window contains:
- the rsxB gene encoding electron transport complex subunit RsxB, which translates to MITAVAALTLLAGLFGLILGYSSVRFRVEGDPVVEQIEGLLPQMQCGQCGLPGCRQYAEAVARGEAEINLCVPGGANVVKSLADLLGRDPGSADAAEGPKGRQVAVIDEPWCVGCTVCAQTCPVDAIVGSAKHLHTVLRSECTGCALCVDPCPVSCIRMETVPEDLRTWKWVYPAPAREAA; encoded by the coding sequence GTGATCACCGCGGTCGCCGCCCTGACGCTGCTTGCAGGCCTCTTCGGCCTCATCCTCGGCTACTCGTCGGTGCGCTTCCGGGTCGAGGGAGACCCGGTCGTGGAACAGATCGAAGGCCTGCTGCCGCAGATGCAGTGCGGGCAGTGCGGCCTCCCCGGCTGCCGCCAGTACGCCGAGGCGGTCGCGCGGGGCGAGGCGGAGATCAATCTCTGCGTCCCCGGCGGCGCCAACGTCGTCAAGTCGCTGGCCGACCTCCTGGGGCGCGACCCCGGGTCTGCCGACGCCGCCGAAGGCCCGAAGGGCCGGCAGGTGGCGGTGATCGACGAGCCCTGGTGCGTGGGCTGCACGGTCTGCGCCCAGACCTGCCCGGTGGACGCCATCGTCGGCTCGGCCAAGCACCTGCACACCGTCTTGCGCTCCGAGTGCACGGGCTGTGCGCTCTGCGTGGATCCCTGCCCGGTGTCCTGCATCCGCATGGAGACGGTGCCGGAAGACCTGCGGACCTGGAAGTGGGTCTACCCCGCCCC
- the rsxA gene encoding electron transport complex subunit RsxA gives MREYLLLLVGTVLVNNFVLVKFLGLCPFMGVSRKVDTALGMGLATTFVITLSAVLSYAVDTFVLVPLGADYLRTIAFILVIAVAVQFTEMVVHKVSPLLYRLLGIYLPLITTNCIVLGVALLNVQEKHSLFGSALYGFGAAVGFSLVLVLFAAIRERLVAADVPAPFQGVSIALVTAGLMSLAFMGFAGLVRT, from the coding sequence ATGCGCGAGTACCTCCTCCTCCTCGTGGGCACGGTGTTGGTCAACAACTTCGTGCTCGTCAAGTTCCTCGGCCTCTGCCCCTTCATGGGGGTGTCGCGCAAGGTGGACACGGCCCTCGGCATGGGCCTCGCGACGACCTTCGTGATCACGCTCTCCGCGGTTCTGAGCTACGCCGTCGATACCTTCGTGCTGGTTCCGCTCGGGGCCGACTACCTGCGCACCATCGCCTTCATCCTCGTCATCGCCGTGGCCGTGCAGTTCACGGAGATGGTGGTGCACAAGGTGAGTCCGCTGCTCTACCGTCTGCTCGGGATCTATCTGCCGCTCATCACCACGAACTGCATCGTGCTCGGCGTCGCGCTGCTGAACGTGCAGGAGAAGCACAGCCTGTTCGGCTCCGCGCTGTACGGGTTCGGGGCTGCGGTGGGCTTCTCCCTCGTGCTGGTCCTGTTCGCCGCCATCCGCGAGCGCCTGGTGGCAGCGGACGTCCCCGCGCCTTTCCAGGGCGTGTCCATCGCCCTCGTCACCGCGGGGCTGATGTCGCTCGCCTTCATGGGGTTCGCCGGACTGGTGAGGACCTAA
- the metG gene encoding methionine--tRNA ligase, with product MPSAERTILVTSALPYANGPIHIGHLVEYIQTDIWVRFQRMRGHQCLYVCADDAHGTPIMLKAQQEGVTPEALIARVGAEHRADFADFAIGFDHYYTTHSPENRAFASRIYEGLRAGGHIVTRTIRQAYDPVKEMFLPDRFIRGECPRCGAQDQYGDSCEVCGATYSPTDLKNPVSALSGATPVERATEHDFVRLADFEPMLREWTGSGALQPEIVHKLEEWFQAGLQDWDITRDAPYFGFEMPGRPDKYFYVWLDAPIGYLASFRNLCDRRPDLDFDAFWAPGSTAEVYHFIGKDIAYFHTLFWPAELTGGGFRTPSAVYCHGFLTVNGQKMSKSRGTFISARTYLDHLGPEYLRYYFAAKLGAGIDDIDLSLEDFVQRVNADLVGKVVNIASRCAGFIGKRFEGRLADRLADPGLFSSFVNRGEAIAELFEAREYGRAMREVMQLADQANAWIDERKPWQVAKEPGREADLQAICSLGLELFRVLATYLKPVLPRMAEKVESFLDVPPLAWADLDRPLLGHRVRPFTPLMTRVERERVDALVEASKPQAAPGSSSVASVPRPAPAPAQAQAQAPGGAPARATAASPAPAPAPAGGAPGESPAPVIGIEEFAKVDLRVARVLAAETVEGVDKLLRLTLDLGGETRTVFAGIRSAYDAAALVGRLTVVVANLAPRKMRFGVSEGMVLAAGPGGADIFLLSPDEGAVPGMRVK from the coding sequence ATGCCCAGCGCCGAACGCACCATCCTCGTCACCAGCGCCCTGCCGTACGCCAACGGCCCCATCCACATCGGCCACCTGGTCGAGTACATCCAGACCGACATCTGGGTGCGCTTCCAGCGCATGCGCGGACACCAGTGTCTGTACGTCTGCGCGGACGACGCGCACGGCACCCCGATCATGCTGAAGGCCCAGCAGGAGGGCGTGACTCCCGAGGCGCTGATCGCCCGGGTGGGCGCGGAGCACCGGGCGGATTTCGCCGACTTCGCCATCGGGTTCGACCATTACTACACGACGCACTCGCCGGAGAACCGGGCCTTCGCGAGCCGGATCTACGAGGGCCTGCGGGCCGGCGGGCACATCGTCACCCGCACCATCCGCCAGGCCTACGACCCGGTGAAGGAGATGTTCCTGCCGGACCGGTTCATCCGCGGCGAGTGCCCGCGCTGCGGCGCGCAGGACCAGTACGGCGACAGCTGCGAGGTGTGCGGCGCGACCTACAGCCCCACGGACCTGAAGAATCCGGTCTCGGCCCTGTCCGGGGCGACCCCGGTCGAGCGGGCGACCGAGCACGACTTCGTGCGGCTCGCGGACTTCGAGCCGATGCTGCGGGAGTGGACCGGGAGCGGGGCGCTGCAGCCCGAGATCGTCCACAAGCTCGAGGAGTGGTTCCAGGCCGGGCTGCAGGACTGGGACATCACCCGCGACGCACCCTATTTCGGATTCGAGATGCCGGGCAGGCCCGACAAGTACTTCTACGTCTGGCTCGACGCCCCGATCGGCTATCTCGCGAGCTTCCGCAACCTCTGCGACCGGCGCCCCGACCTCGACTTCGACGCCTTCTGGGCCCCGGGGAGCACCGCCGAGGTCTACCACTTCATCGGCAAGGACATCGCCTACTTCCACACCCTGTTCTGGCCCGCCGAGCTCACGGGCGGGGGCTTCCGCACGCCGAGCGCCGTCTACTGCCACGGCTTCCTCACCGTCAACGGGCAGAAGATGTCGAAGTCGCGCGGCACCTTCATCAGCGCCCGCACCTACCTCGACCACCTGGGCCCGGAGTACCTGCGCTACTACTTCGCGGCCAAGCTCGGGGCGGGCATCGACGACATCGACCTCAGCCTGGAGGACTTCGTCCAGCGGGTGAACGCGGACCTCGTGGGCAAGGTGGTCAACATCGCCTCGCGCTGCGCGGGGTTCATCGGCAAGCGCTTCGAGGGCCGGCTGGCCGACCGCCTCGCCGACCCGGGCCTGTTCTCCAGCTTTGTCAACCGGGGCGAGGCCATCGCGGAGCTCTTCGAGGCCCGTGAGTACGGCCGGGCGATGCGCGAGGTGATGCAGCTCGCGGACCAGGCCAACGCCTGGATCGACGAGCGCAAGCCCTGGCAGGTGGCGAAGGAGCCCGGCCGGGAGGCCGACCTGCAGGCGATCTGCAGCCTCGGGCTCGAGCTCTTCCGGGTGCTGGCGACCTACCTGAAGCCGGTGCTGCCCCGCATGGCCGAGAAGGTGGAGTCGTTCCTGGACGTCCCGCCGCTCGCCTGGGCTGACCTCGACCGCCCCTTGCTGGGGCACCGGGTGCGGCCCTTCACCCCGCTGATGACGAGGGTCGAGCGCGAGCGGGTCGACGCGCTGGTGGAGGCCTCGAAGCCGCAGGCTGCTCCGGGTTCTTCTTCTGTTGCTTCGGTGCCTCGCCCAGCCCCGGCCCCCGCTCAGGCCCAGGCCCAGGCCCCCGGGGGGGCTCCCGCTCGCGCGACTGCGGCGAGTCCGGCCCCGGCCCCGGCTCCGGCCGGCGGCGCTCCGGGGGAGTCCCCGGCCCCCGTCATCGGGATCGAGGAATTCGCGAAGGTCGACCTCCGGGTCGCGCGGGTCCTCGCCGCGGAGACCGTGGAGGGGGTGGACAAGCTGCTCCGCCTGACGCTCGACCTGGGCGGGGAGACCCGCACGGTGTTCGCCGGGATCCGGTCGGCCTACGACGCGGCGGCGCTGGTCGGACGGCTCACGGTGGTGGTGGCGAACCTCGCGCCCCGCAAGATGCGTTTCGGGGTCTCCGAGGGCATGGTGCTCGCCGCCGGACCGGGCGGGGCGGACATCTTCCTGCTCTCCCCCGACGAGGGCGCCGTGCCGGGGATGCGCGTCAAGTAG
- the apbC gene encoding iron-sulfur cluster carrier protein ApbC, with amino-acid sequence MPAVTREQVEGALREVVDPFLETDLVSTRSVKDIEVADGKVTVRVVLGYPAKSHFSALADLVKARVAALPGVSSVAVEVTSKVVSHAVQKGVQPMKNVRNIIAVASGKGGVGKSTVAVNLALALSQEGARVGILDADIYGPSQPRMLGMHQKPESKDGQSLEPIVSYQIQSMSIGYLIDEETPMIWRGPMVTQALEQLLKDTNWRDLDYLIIDLPPGTGDIQLTLAQKIPVSGAVIVTTPQDIALLDARKGLKMFEKVHVPVLGVVENMSVHICSHCGHEEPIFGQGGGLRMAQQYGVDFLGGIPLDSRIREDTDLGSPTVVREPDGRVAQIYRDIARRAAAKLSLKSRDYTVKFPSIVVKND; translated from the coding sequence ATGCCAGCAGTGACGCGCGAGCAGGTGGAGGGGGCCCTGCGGGAGGTCGTCGACCCCTTCCTCGAAACGGACCTGGTGTCCACCCGGAGCGTGAAGGACATCGAGGTCGCCGACGGCAAGGTGACCGTCCGGGTCGTGCTGGGCTACCCCGCGAAGAGCCACTTCAGCGCCCTCGCCGACCTGGTAAAGGCGCGCGTGGCCGCCCTCCCGGGCGTCTCCTCGGTCGCCGTGGAGGTGACCAGCAAGGTCGTCTCGCACGCCGTGCAGAAGGGCGTGCAGCCGATGAAGAACGTCAGGAACATCATCGCCGTGGCCTCTGGCAAGGGCGGGGTGGGCAAGTCCACGGTCGCCGTCAACCTCGCCCTCGCCCTCTCCCAGGAAGGGGCGCGGGTCGGGATCCTGGACGCGGACATCTACGGCCCCAGCCAGCCGCGCATGCTGGGCATGCACCAGAAGCCCGAGTCGAAGGACGGTCAGAGCCTCGAGCCGATCGTCAGCTACCAGATCCAGTCCATGTCGATCGGCTACCTGATCGACGAGGAGACGCCGATGATCTGGCGCGGCCCGATGGTCACGCAGGCCCTGGAGCAGCTCCTGAAGGACACCAATTGGCGAGATCTGGATTACCTGATCATCGACCTGCCGCCGGGCACCGGTGACATCCAGCTGACGCTCGCGCAGAAAATCCCCGTCTCGGGTGCGGTCATCGTCACCACACCCCAGGACATCGCCCTGCTCGACGCCCGCAAGGGCCTCAAGATGTTCGAGAAGGTGCACGTCCCCGTGCTCGGCGTGGTGGAGAACATGAGCGTCCACATCTGCAGCCACTGCGGCCACGAGGAGCCCATCTTCGGCCAGGGCGGCGGGCTGCGCATGGCCCAGCAGTACGGCGTGGACTTCCTCGGCGGCATTCCGCTCGACTCCCGCATCCGCGAGGACACGGACCTCGGAAGCCCGACCGTGGTCCGCGAGCCCGACGGGCGGGTCGCCCAGATCTACCGCGACATCGCGCGGCGCGCGGCGGCGAAGCTCTCGCTGAAGAGCAGGGACTACACGGTGAAGTTTCCGAGCATCGTCGTGAAGAACGACTGA
- a CDS encoding dCTP deaminase: protein MSVKSDKWIRRMAAEHRMIEPFEPHQVRENATGRVVSYGTSSYGYDIRCANEFKIFTNINSAIVDPKNFDSNSFVDLVADVCIIPPNSFALARTVEYFRIPRKVLTICLGKSTYARCGIIVNVTPLEPEWEGHVTLEFSNTTPLPAKIYANEGVAQVLFFESDEECETSYRDRAGKYQGQRGVTLPRA, encoded by the coding sequence ATGTCCGTAAAGTCCGACAAGTGGATCCGGCGCATGGCAGCGGAGCACCGGATGATCGAGCCGTTCGAGCCGCACCAGGTGCGCGAGAACGCGACCGGCCGCGTCGTTTCCTACGGCACGTCGAGCTACGGCTACGACATCCGGTGCGCGAACGAATTCAAGATCTTCACCAACATCAATTCCGCCATCGTCGATCCGAAGAACTTCGACTCCAACAGCTTCGTTGACCTGGTCGCGGACGTCTGCATCATCCCGCCCAACTCCTTCGCCCTCGCGCGCACCGTCGAGTACTTCCGCATCCCGAGGAAAGTGCTCACGATCTGTCTCGGCAAGTCCACCTACGCGCGCTGCGGCATCATCGTCAACGTGACCCCGCTCGAGCCGGAGTGGGAAGGGCACGTGACGCTGGAGTTCTCCAACACCACTCCGCTGCCGGCGAAGATCTACGCCAACGAGGGCGTCGCCCAGGTCCTCTTCTTCGAGTCCGACGAGGAGTGCGAGACCTCCTACCGGGACCGGGCCGGCAAGTACCAGGGGCAGCGGGGGGTGACGCTCCCCAGGGCCTGA